A part of Populus alba chromosome 8, ASM523922v2, whole genome shotgun sequence genomic DNA contains:
- the LOC118061038 gene encoding CASP-like protein 1D1, whose translation MASTDKPDHRESIKSEEALAAPPRRSNYSSVHVALRVLLFAASVTAVVVMVTAKQTEIVPVPVFPFSAPLEAKFSDSPAFIYFISALSVAGLYGILTTLASISIVLKPACATRFLLHLALLDVLMLGIVASATGAAGGVGYIGLKGNSHVGWGKVCNVYDKFCQHVGSSIAVALFASVLLVLLTMLSVFSIYRKIPK comes from the exons ATGGCATCCACTGATAAGCCTGACCACCGTGAATCCATCAAGTCCGAGGAGGCACTTGCAGCCCCTCCTCGCCGTTCCAACTATTCTTCTGTTCATGTTGCTCTCAGGGTCTTATTGTTTGCAGCCTCAGTGACTGCTGTCGTGGTCATGGTCACTGCCAAGCAAACGGAGATTGTTCCTGTGcctgtttttccttttagtgCTCCTCTCGAAGCTAAATTCAGCGACTCCCCAGCCTTTAT ATACTTTATCTCGGCCTTATCCGTTGCCGGCTTGTATGGCATCCTTACAACCCTAGCATCAATCTCAATAGTCTTGAAGCCAGCTTGTGCAACACGGTTCTTGCTCCATTTGGCTTTGTTGGACGTG CTTATGTTGGGAATAGTAGCCTCGGCAACCGGTGCCGCCGGAGGCGTGGGATATATCGGATTGAAGGGCAACAGTCATGTAGGATGGGGCAAGGTGTGCAATGTGTATGATAAATTCTGTCAACATGTTGGAAGCTCCATTGCAGTTGCATTGTTCGCTTCAGTTCTGCTCGTTTTGCTCACCATGCTCTCAGTCTTCTCCATTTACCGAAAGATCCCCAAGTAG